From the Vibrio tubiashii ATCC 19109 genome, the window GTAGACCTTTGAAGCCACGTAGAGTCTCTTTAAGAGGTACGTAAACACCTGGGTCGCCAGTAAATACTTCCGCTACGTGGTAAGGCTGAGTTAGGAAACGCTCAATCTTACGTGCACGAGATACAACTTGCTTATCTTCTTCAGATAGCTCGTCCATACCTAGAATCGCAATGATATCTTTCAGCTCTTTGTAGCGCTGAAGTGTCTGCTGAACGCCACGAGCGATGTCGTAGTGCTCTTGACCTACTACTAGTGGGTCTAGCTGACGAGAAGTCGAATCTAGCGGGTCGATCGCTGGGTATAGACCCATTGCTGCGATGTTACGGTTAAGTACAACCGTTGCATCTAAGTGAGCGAACGTTGTTGCTGGAGAAGGGTCAGTCAAGTCATCCGCTGGTACGTATACCGCCTGTACAGACGTGATAGAACCTGCTTTAGTTGACGTGATACGCTCCTGAAGAACACCCATCTCTTCTGCTAGTGTAGGCTGGTAACCTACCGCAGAAGGCATACGGCCTAGAAGTGCGGATACCTCAGTACCTGCTAGCGTGTAACGGTAGATGTTATCAACGAACAGTAGAACGTCACGACCTTCGTCACGGAAACGCTCTGCCATTGTTAGACCAGTCAGTGCAACACGTAGACGGTTGCCTGGTGGCTCGTTCATCTGACCGTAAACCATTGCTACTTTCGATTCTTCTGGATTCTCAACGTTTACAACGCCAGCTTCCTGCATTTCGAAGTAGAAGTCGTTACCCTCACGAGTACGC encodes:
- the atpD gene encoding F0F1 ATP synthase subunit beta; its protein translation is MATGKIVQIIGAVVDVEFPQSEVPSVYDALNVTESKERLVLEVQQQLGGGVVRCIVMGSSDGLRRGVEVVNTGAPISVPVGTKTLGRIMNVLGDAIDECGEIGAEETYSIHREAPSYEEQSNETALLETGVKVIDLVCPFAKGGKIGLFGGAGVGKTVNMMELINNIALQHSGLSVFAGVGERTREGNDFYFEMQEAGVVNVENPEESKVAMVYGQMNEPPGNRLRVALTGLTMAERFRDEGRDVLLFVDNIYRYTLAGTEVSALLGRMPSAVGYQPTLAEEMGVLQERITSTKAGSITSVQAVYVPADDLTDPSPATTFAHLDATVVLNRNIAAMGLYPAIDPLDSTSRQLDPLVVGQEHYDIARGVQQTLQRYKELKDIIAILGMDELSEEDKQVVSRARKIERFLTQPYHVAEVFTGDPGVYVPLKETLRGFKGLLAGDYDDIPEQAFMYCGTIDDAIENAKKL